DNA sequence from the Butyricimonas faecalis genome:
CTCACGGAAATCAACGGCCGTATCGATGAGAAGCAGGAGGAGACGGATGCCGTGGAGTTGCAGCAGAACCGGCTGAACCATGAGCGCCGGATATTGGAAGGCAGACGCACCGGATGGGAGGAGCAGCTGGCCGGGCACGAACGGGCCATCAGGAATGCCACCCGCCACGTGGAAGAGGTGGAAAGCGGGCATAAACGCATCGCTTCCGAAATTACCGCCCTGCAAAGTGAAATCGAAGGTGTCCGCCGCAAGGTATTCGACGAGGTGTTCGGATTCATAGACGAGCGCAATGCCGCACTGAACCGCGGCATACGGGTAGGCAAGGAAGATATACAGGCTGCGGCCTGCGCCATCGACACTTTGCAGGCCACGATCCGGGAGCTGGATGAGGCGGCTTCACCCGACCTCATACAATCGCTCAAGGACACTCTCCGTGAAACGCGCGGGAAGTCCAGCGAGGCGGCAGGGCGCAAGACGGCCGTCGATGCCCGGGTCCGTGCCCTGGAGATACAGCGGGAACGGTTCGTGCAGTTCAAGACCTATCTGGCCAACACGAAAATCGAGGCGCTCAGCCGTATCACCAACGAGTTCCTGCAAGACATCGGCAGCGACATCCGTATCCGCTTCGACGGGTATACCGTCCTCAAGAGTGGTAAGGTAAGGGAGAAAATCTCCATCTCACTGCTGCGCGACGGCATGGACTGCGGCTCGTTCGGCAAGTTTTCGGCAGGCGAAGCCGCCCGTGTGAATTTGGCGACCATCCTTGCCATGCAGAAACTCGTGAACAGCAACTGCGACGGGGACAAGGGACTGGATCTGCTCGTGCTGGACGAGATACTCGAGGCGGTCGATGAAGCGGGGCTGGCCTCCATGTTCGAGGCGCTGAACTCGCTCGGCGGTACCGTGCTGGTAGTCTCGCACGGGAATGTGGCTGAAGGGTATCCGCATAAACTGGTAATCGTGAAAGAGAATGGCGAATCGAGACTCGGAGAATAGCGTACTGACCCGGGAGCAGGTACTGGCGCTGGACATCGCCACGCATACCGGATACTTCTCCCTGCATGAGGCCGGGACATGGAACTTCACCGAAAGCAAACGGCGCAACGGCAACAAGATGCACGGCGCTTTCAGGACTACGCTGCTCTCGCTGCTCCGTCGTTACGGCATCCGCCGCGTCGTGGCCGAGGATGTGAGCGTGAACCGCCATTTCTACGACATGCGGCGGCTCTCGGAACTCAGGGGTATCCTGCTCGAAGTGTGCGATGAACTGGATATCCCGGAACCGGAGTTCGTCAACCCGGCTGTCCTCAAGAAATGGGCGACGGGAGACGGACACGCCACCAAGACGCAGATGGTCGCGGCCTGCAAGGACAGATACGGTATTGTCCCGGTGGATGACAATGCGGCGGATGCCTGCCACCTCTTCTACTATTACATCCGCAGGCACAGGCTGTGACAAGCCGACAACGGTTTGGATTTTTTCCGGGCGGCGGTAATGCTGCCGCCCGTTTTTTCAATTGACGCTCACGGTAGCTGACAGATTAGGACATGAGATTCATTATCAACCTTTTCAGTCAGTGGAAACGTGGAAAAGAAAGATGTGTTTATTGCGGTTCTCCAGCCTGAAGACGAATCCGCGAGACAGAGGGCGGAACTTCTCAGAAAATATGTGATGCCGCACAAGAATCTGATATACAGCATTTGTATCAAATATACCTATAACCAGGAGGACATCGAGGACAACTACCTCGAGGCGTTGGCCAACTTCTTCAAGTATATGGACAGTTATGACCCGGCCCGTCCGGTAAAGACCTGGATCTATGCCGTGACCAAACGGCTTGTGGCGGACCTGAACAACCGCAACAGGAACCGCATGCCCCCGGACGACAATATCGACATTTCGGAAATATCCTCTTCGCTGTCGGATGAGGACGAACCGTCGGGAAACAGCATGGGGATGGACAACTACCGCGAGTTCTATAACGATGACATCCTCTGGGCACTGGACCGGCTCAAACCGATTTACCGGGAAGCCCTGCTCTTGCAGCAGGCTGGTTACAAACTCGGGGAAATCATGGAAATCACCTATAACAACGGTACTTTGCAGACCAGGAACGTAGAAACGGTAAAAAGCCGCATCTTCCTAGCCAAGACGCAGCTGCGCAAACTATTGACACGCGATGGAGAGAAAAGAATGGATTGACGGATGCCGGAGGCTCTTTACACGGCTGGTCCGCACCACGGTGTGGGCGGATTTTGTGTTCCCTACCGGCGGCAAGTCGGACAGGCAGCTCGGGATGTGTTTCGACGGCTTGTGCCGGGAGGTCGTCTCCGTCAGTGCGGAACGCCTGTCCGACTTCTGTATCTGCCAGACATATGCCATTTCCGGATATGATACCGCGTATCGCAGGAAATGGAACGTCTCCCATTCATTCGGAAAGAAAGCCATCGGCCGCTATCTCC
Encoded proteins:
- a CDS encoding crossover junction endodeoxyribonuclease RuvC — its product is MANRDSENSVLTREQVLALDIATHTGYFSLHEAGTWNFTESKRRNGNKMHGAFRTTLLSLLRRYGIRRVVAEDVSVNRHFYDMRRLSELRGILLEVCDELDIPEPEFVNPAVLKKWATGDGHATKTQMVAACKDRYGIVPVDDNAADACHLFYYYIRRHRL
- a CDS encoding RNA polymerase sigma factor; the protein is MEKKDVFIAVLQPEDESARQRAELLRKYVMPHKNLIYSICIKYTYNQEDIEDNYLEALANFFKYMDSYDPARPVKTWIYAVTKRLVADLNNRNRNRMPPDDNIDISEISSSLSDEDEPSGNSMGMDNYREFYNDDILWALDRLKPIYREALLLQQAGYKLGEIMEITYNNGTLQTRNVETVKSRIFLAKTQLRKLLTRDGEKRMD